The DNA segment TTTAGAGTCGTGATGAGAAACTTCGCCTTGATAAGCGATGGTTACGGTTTCAAATCCACGATGAGGATGCGCTCCTACACCACGGGCATTGGTAACAGGTTTAAACAGTGTTGGCTCGGCATAATCCATCAGCAGAAACGGGCTATGTTTTTCACCATTTTCCTGATAGGAAAATAAGGTGCTGACTGGAAAGCCATTACCTACCCAGTGTGAATTTGGCACTGAATAAATATGATTAATCTGTCTGATAGTCATGATTGTTCTCCGAGTTAAGGAAAGAAACCGCAATAACCAAGACACAGAAGGAGGTAATACAGATTATTGCGATTTCTTAATGACGATGATCATAAAGTGTTCGCACGATGAACAAAATAGGGGGAATTTGTTGATGGTGTTCAAAAAAAATGAATGATTTTATGACAGAAAAATACACTGAATTATTTACAGGACTTCACAATATCATGAGTTCGGTTGCAAACACTTTAAGTTTTCTCTTGTTCATAATCTGCCTATATTTTGATTGTTATTAAACACGCAAATATATAATTTATAGTACCACCTTAATTTTAATTATTTTTTATAAAATTTTTATTTAAAAAATCGATTCGTAATTGAATGTCGGTGTAACCTAATTGATATGCTCTTGTATATAATTCTATCGCTTTCTTATAATTTTTAGGTACACCAAGCCCTTCTTCATACATCAGTCCAAGATTAACAAGCCCACCGATTCCATCTTTATTTGCCGCGTCTTGATAGAGTTTAACCGCTTTATTGATATCGCGTTTAAATCCAAAACCATGTTGATACAATAAACCTAGTGAATTCATTGCACTAGGATCACCTTTTTTGATTGCTTCCTGATAACATTTTATCGCTTCATCATATTTTTCTAATTCACCATACAGCATTCCTAATCGGGTAATGGCGAAATGGTTACCTGATTGTATTGATGCTTTATACCATTTTTCAGCTAATTCCATATTTTTTTCAACATCGTTACCATGACGATATAGATCTCCTAAACTCATCATGGCATTACTAGAATTATCATTTTTAATTGCTATTTCAAACATCTCTTTCGCTTTCGAATAGTTCTTATTATGTTTGTACAATAGACCTAAATTATAATTAGCGGAAGATGAACCTAATTCTATTGCTCTTTGGTAAAGTAAGATGGCTTCTTCTTGTTTTCCTTGTTCTTCTTTTAGCATTGCTAACTGATTAATCCCATCTGCATCATTTTTATCTGCTAAATGTTGATATATTTCCTCTGCTTTTTCTGTACTTTTTTCAATTCCAGCACCTATTTCATAGAAATGCCCGAGGATTAATAATGCTTCATTATCTCCATGTTCTGCTAATATTTCACATGCAACAAAGTTCTTTTCTGCTGGAATACATTTAGCTTGAGATTTTGAATAAGCCAATATGGGGTTAGATAAACATAGAAATAACGTGACGATAAGAATCTTATTGTTTAACATCATGTAAAATCACCTATAAATGGACTTTATTAATGGCTAATTTAATCTATCTTACGTTAGAAGGGAAACAACAAGGCTTGATTTCTCGTGGCTGTGGAACATTGGATTCAATAGGAAATCGTTATCAAACAGGAAAAGAAGATGCAATATTTGTTACAGAACTGAATTTCTCAGTATCTAGATCCCAAAATTTAGCTCATCAGCCTATAGAGTTTACCAAGCTAATCGATAAATCTTCTCCTTTATTACTTATTGCAGTTTCAAATAATGAAATTCTTAGTTTAAATTTTGATTATTATCGTACTGCACAAAATGGTGGAATTGAGAAATATTTCACAGTGAAACTAAATGAGGCATCTATTATTGATTATTCACATCAATGCCCAAATAATATTTTACGCAATGATATAGATCCTGAAGAGCAATTAACTGTTAGATATCGTGATATTACCACCTCACAAATTATGGCTGGTACTTCTGGATATAGTATATCGGATGAGAGTGTATTCTAATTTTTATATTTATTAATTAAATGACGCACTTCAGAGATAAAAGCATCATCACTAGCTACGCTACTTGGGCTTGCTGCTAAAGTAATTAATGGTCCTATTTCTTCTTCAACAAAATAATAGGCCATAGTGATCTTGCTTTTATCCAACGCCTCAAAGACTGTTTTATTTTTGTTTTTTAATCTTTTTGCTGCTTCTGACATTTTTTCAATGGTTCCATAGCTGTATATCACAGTAGCTACGATAACTGCTCGATTAATCACTGTTTGTGTACTGACTGGTTTAAAGAAAGTTGGATATTTTAAAACAACAGAGGAAACAATTTGAGTAGTTATCGCAGTCACAATAAATTTTCGGATATTAGATTCAGTCATGACATCAACTCCAACACCGATTGCAAAATTTTTAACAGATACATTTACTTGATCGTCAATATCAAGCTTATTTTTAAAATTGATAGCATTATTTGAGCTAGAAATATTAGTTATTACTTGAATATGATCAGATAACTTCTGTTTTCTCGTTGGTGAAATTTGACTGATTATTGAACCAATAATAATATTGAGGGTTTCAGCAATATTTTCGTAAGGATCTATAATAAATCGTAATAAATAAACTGCCTCAATATTTTCTTGTATGATACGAGGATTTCTGGAGAGTCGAGATTTAAGAATAAAGTTCATGCCCATCATTTGGGGAGGAAAAACGCCCAAGTATACAGCGGTATCTTCTATTCTTTTAATACCTTTAGTTGATGTTATTCCAAAATCTTCAACTCTTTTTACCCAAGGATTATTTAGCGCGGTTTCAACTGAGGGGGTATCTCCTTCGCATCGATAATAAATCGACTCGTCTAATCCTGTAGGCGGTAAACATTCTTTTGAGCGATTATGTGCGTTTTTAAGCTCTCGACCTATTTTTCGATAAAGAGCTAATCGCTTTTCCATGGCTTCATTAGCATCCATGATTTCACCATCTTTGCAGTAAAACCATTGTAAATCACTACATTGCATACAACTTCCCTTTATATTTTAGTTAAATATAAATTATTCATAGAATAATAAATTTAATCAAATAGTTATCGATAACTTCTCATTAGTTTAAATAATAAGTTGATAGCTAAAGATCCCTATTAGATTCTGCTAAAAAGCCTTGAAAAATATATATAACCTGCTTTGAAATCTTATAATATTTTTGTGGTATATAAGTATATTTTCATCTGCTTTTTTCAATTTAAAAATATAATTAAAATTGAGAAATACTAAAATTTTACAAGATAATAGAGTGCAAAAAAGAAATAAAAATACAAAAATAAGACGTATAATAAGGAAATAGCTTAACCATACTATAAACAAGGCTATTTCTAATTAGAATATTGATAAAGTCTATACTGAAAAAAATTGATGCTACTTATACAAGGTTATAGAGAAAAGTGGTGAAAAAAATAAAAAAACTACATTCTTTCTTAGCAACAATAAGTCAGAATGCAGTTTATTAATACATTTATTTCTTAAATCTTATTTGCTTGTGTCGCCACAACCGCCAATGATTTTAGAAATAGAAACTGCTGGGTGCAGTAAGTAGTCGTAGTTACAGTCTTTTTCTTTATTGTATACGCTACCAGTACAACCAGTCATTACGGTAATTACAGAAGCAATAAGTGCAATTTTAACAAAGTTTTTCATGAAAAAATTCCTTTTAAATTTTAGAGTTATAAAAGCCAATGCATGACTTTATCTGCATAAAGATATTAAATTAGCTATAAATAGCAATCTAAAAAATAAGGAAATTTAAAATAGAAAAGATGCTAAAAAATATTTAACTTAAGAAGTGAAATATAATTATCTAGAGTGAAATGAATAAAGAAATCAACTTGTGTATTTTAATGATATTTAAGATAAGAAATTAATAAATAATAAGTAGCTAATAATCTAATTATAAATCAATTTGAACAAATAGAGGGTAAATAGAGTTCTTTTATATCATTTTGAAAAATAGAATTTGTGTTTATAGATGCTATTTTTGATAATAAAAACCCGCATAAAAATGCGGGTAAAGTCGAACTTATTTTATTTATTGTATTACGTAGGGAACAGCAAGAACACTTAAAGTGGCTTCACCATCCGGATCTCACAATCACTATGACCCGTATTACCTAATGCTTCATCAATAAATTCGAATCCTAGTTTTTCGTATAAACCAACAGCCGCTTTTAAGATATCTGTGGTTTCTAAATAGCAACGGCTAAAGCCTTGCTCTTTACCAAATTCAAGAGATTGTAGAACGATTTTTTTCGCAATACCTTTGCCCCGTAGTTTGGATGAAAGGTACATTTTTTGTAATTCACAGGTATTGCCATCACCGCCAGCAAGTGGTGCGACACCGCCACCGCCAACAACTTCTCCATCCATTTCAACAACCCAGTAAGCGCTACGTGGCTGGTGATAAACTTCATAGAGAGTATCTAAAATCGGATCAGCAACAGCAAAGCCTTTATCGGCAGTTAAACCGTGCTCTGCGGAGACTTCACGAATAACGCGTGCAATGCCAGCGTTGTCTTTTTCTTCAATCGCTCGGATAACAATGTTTGAGGTTATAGTTTGGGTTGCAGTCATAGTTGCACTCATCGTTTCACTTATTAGTAGATTATTTTTTTGATTACGTATTGAGAGAGCACCGGAAAGGAACTTCTTCATTGGAAGTAGCACGGATGGCTACAAAAACTATCTTAATTGATTAAGCGTGTTTGTAAACCGTTAACCCTTTTTCTTTGCTTACTTATCCCCTTTATTTCTAGCGTTATATTTTAGTGAGTGATTAAATTTAAGCGAAAATAAGGGGGGAGAAAGGCGGATTGGCGAGAATAGAACCGAGAATAACAAGAAATGAAGTGAAAAATGGTTTTATTTTTTAGCTGAATGATATTAAGTAAAAACCCGCGATAAACGCGGGTTTTTATTATTAATCTCAGTGTCTTTAAAGCGATTGTGCTTATAAAGAAGCGATAGAGATTTTCTGTGCGATCAGTTTTTCTTTGGCGCTTAAGCAAGTTGCTAAGCGTTCACGCTCTTTCGCTACGACTGCTTCTGGCGCACGGCTAACAAAGCCATCGTTAGATAATTTGCTATCTAAAGTTGTGATATCTTTCTCTACTTTTTCAAGCTCTTTATCTAAGCGTGCAAGCTCTGCATCTTTATCGATAAAGCCTGCCATTGGGATCAGCAATTCTGCACCGTTAACCAGTTTATTAACTGATAATGGCGCTTCTTCACCTTCTGCTAATGGACGGATATCCGCTAAACGACCCATTGCTTTTAAGAAACCAATATTGTCACTAACGCGGCGTTTAGCATTGTCATCGGCACCACGTAAGATAACTTCAAGTGGTTTACCCGGAGCAATATTCATTTCAGCACGGATGTTACGAACCGCAACGATAACTTCTTTGATCCACTCAAGATCGTTAAGTGCTTGTTCATCCACCAGCGCAGCATCGAACTCAGGGAAAGCTTGTAGCATGATGGTTTCACCTTCAATGCCTTTTACTTCCTTCACTCGTTGCCAGATTGTCTCTGTGATAAATGGAATAATTGGATGAGCAAGGCGTAGTAAGCCTTCTAATACTTCAATCAGTGTATGACGTGCTGCGCGTTTTTGTGCATCATTACCTTTGTGTACCGCAGGTTTTGATAGCTCAAGATACCAGTCACAGAATTGGTTCCAAGTGAACTCATATAAAATACCAGCAGCGATATCGAAACGATAGTTGTCTAACGCTTCACGATAGGCTTTAACGGTATTGTTAAATTCAGCTAAGATCCAACGGTCAGCCAGTGAGAATGTCATCTCACCACCTTGGTAGCCACAATCTTGCTCTTCTGTATTCATCAGCACAAAGCGGCTTGCATTCCACAGCTTGTTACAGAAGTTACGGTAACCAGATAGACGTTTCATATCCCAGTTAATATCGCGACCCGTTGAGGCTAACGCGGCTAAGGTAAAGCGCAGGGCATCTGTACCGTGTGCTTCAATACCTTCTGGGAACTCTTTGCTAGTACGTTTAGCAATTTTTTCAGCCATTTGTGGCTGCATCATATTGCCAGTACGTTTTTCTAACAGGTTTTCTAATGAAATACCGTCAATCATATCCAGAGGGTCAAGTACGTTACCTTTGGATTTTGACATCTTCTGGCCTTCTTCATCACGGATAAGACCTGTCATGTAAACCGTATTAAATGGCACTTGCGGTTTACCGTCTTCGTCTTTGATAAAGTGCATGGTCATCATGATCATGCGAGCTATCCAGAAGAATATAATATCGAATCCACTGACTAAGACATTCGTTGGATGGAATGTTTTCAGTGCTTCAGTATTTTCAGGCCAGCCTAATGTTGAGAATGTCCATAGTGCAGATGAGAACCAGGTATCCAGTACGTCATCATCTTGGCGTAATGCAACATCGGCTGCGATATTGTTTTCACGGCGAACTTCTTCTTCGTCACGACCAACATAAACGTTGCCTTGGTTATCATACCAAGCAGGGATACGGTGACCCCACCACAGTTGACGAGAAATACACCAATCTTGGATATCATTCATCCATGAGAAGTACATATTTTCATACTGTTTTGGTACAAATTGGATATCGCCATTTTTAACAGCTTCAACAGCTGGTTTTGCTAAAGGCGCTGCGCGAACATACCATTGGTCTGTTAATAAAGGTTCGATAACGACACCACCACGGTCACCGTAAGGTACGGTTAAATCGTGAGGTTTGATCTCTTCTAATAAACCTAAACGTTCAAATTCAGCAACGATGGCTTTACGTGCAGCAAAGCGTTCCATACCTTGGTAGGCTGCTGGAATTTCAGTGCTATAAATATCAGACTCAACACCATTGGTATCTAAAACTTCTGCGCTAACACGGATATTGCCATCAAAGTCCATGATATTAATCATTGGTAATTGATGACGACGTCCAACTTCATAGTCATTAAAGTCGTGAGCAGGGGTGATTTTTACGCAACCTGTACCTTTTTCCATATCAGCGTGTTCATCCGCTAAAATAGGGATACGACGGTTAACGATTGGTAAAATAATTTCTTTACCAATTAAATCTTTATAGCGAGGATCTTCTGGGTTAACAGCAACACCGGTATCACCTAACATGGTTTCAGGACGTGTTGTTGCAACAATGAGGTAATCTTTACCTTCAGCGGTTTTCGCCCCATCAGCTAAAGGATAACGCAGATGCCACATAGATCCTTTAACTTCACGGTTTTCGACTTCAAGATCAGAAATCGCTGTGTGTAATTTAGGGTCCCAGTTTACAAGGCGTTTACCACGGTAGATTAGATCTTCTTTATGTAAGCGAACAAAAGCTTCTTTAACCGCTTTAGATAATCCTTCATCCATTGTGAAACGTTCACGTTCCCAATCAACAGAGTTACCTAAACGACGCATTTGGTTAGAAATGTTACCGCCTGATTCCGCTTTCCATTCCCAAATTTTGTCGATAAATGCATCACGACCATAGTCATGACGATTTTTACCTTCTTCAGCGGCAATTTTACGCTCAACAACCATTTGGGTTGCGATACCTGCATGGTCAGTACCTGACTGCCATAAGGTGTTTTTACCTTGCATGCGCTGATAACGGATCATGGTATCCATAATGGTCTGCTGGAAAGCATGACCCATATGTAGGCTACCTGTGACGTTTGGCGGTGGGATCACGATACAGAAGCTTTCTTTTGTTGTATCGCCATTGGCTTTGAAATAGCCATTTTTTTCCCAATGCTGATACAGAGGTTGTTCAATCTCTGCTGGATTATATGTTGTGTCGAGCGATGGCTCTTTCGGTGCGGATTTATTTTCCATATTCTTTACGTATTCAATAGGTTGGCGGCGTAGCCATTGTCAAAGTAAAGCCGACGCTACGATAAATTTTATATCGTTCACGCGCCAACTGTTTCAATTGTTCATCAATAGGTACAAAGTCTATCACTTCATGGAAAGCTGTGGCAAAGTCTACGAATTGCGATTGCAAATTAATCAAGAGATCACGAGGTGCATTACCACGTTTTCCAGGCCAACATAATTCAACAGGAGAGCCATAACGAGGACCTTCACCTGCAAGATTATGAGGAACAAACTGATGAGGTTCTCTTGCCCATAATGCCTCATCAAGCAATTCAGCTTGAGCTTGAGACTCACAAACCAACAAAATACGTTTGCCTAATCGCCAATGTTCAGCAGTAAGTTGACAGGCAAGCCACTCATGAGCCTGTAAATCATCGTGTATTGATGGGTGTTCCATTAAATAAAACGTGGCGTTTTTCATGATATCCCGATAACAGAAGGGTATTGCGTTGCAATACCCTTCTTGGAGTCTGCTCTATTTACCATAATAATAGGGTAATACCTTAACCCTGATAATTATGCGGTATTACTCGTCGCTATTCAAACCCGCGCGATTAAGTAAGAACTGAGACAATAAAGAAACAGGACGGCCTGTTGCACCTTTGGCTTTACCAGAACGCCATGCTGTGCCTGCAATATCCAAGTGAGCCCAGTTATATTTAGTTGCAAAACGCGCTAAGAAACAACCCGCGGTAATTGCGCCACCTAAACGGCCACCAGTATTGGCTAAATCAGCAAAATTAGATTCGATTTGTTCATAGAACTCTTCGCCTAATGGTAAACGCCAAGCGCGGTCACCTGCTTGCTCTGATGCATTCATTAATTCATGTGCTAATGGATTATGATTAGACATTAATCCGCTATAGTGATGCCCTAAAGCCACCATACAAGCACCTGTTAATGTTGCGATATCGATAACTAATTCAGGCTCAAAGCGCTCAACATAAGTTAACGTATCACACAGCACTAAACGACCTTCAGCATCGGTGTTTAATACTTCAACAGTTTGTCCAGACATGGTTGTTAAAATATCACCTGGGCGATATGCTTTTCCACCCGGCATATTTTCACAACCCGCAAGTACACCAATGACATTAATTGGTAACTGGAGTTCAGCAACAACACGCATCACACCATAAACCGTTGCAGCACCACACATGTCGTATTTCATCTCATCCATGCCATCAGCAGGTTTGATAGAAATACCACCTGAGTCAAATGTCAGCCCTTTACCTACTAACACAATTGGGTGAGTGTCAGGATCTTTATTGCCTTTATATTCGATAATCGACATTAAAGATTCATTTTGAGAGCCTTGTCCTACCGCAAGGTAAGCATCCATATTTAGCTCTTTCATTTGCTCTTCGCCAATAACGCGCGTAGAAACATTTGGAGAGGAGTCTGCTAATTGACGAGCTTGAGATGCCAAATAAGCAGCATTACAGATATTTGGTGGCATGTTAGCTAAATCTTTACATGCTTTAATACCTGATGCGATGGCTAAACCGTGTGCAATTGCGCGTTCACCACTTGGTAGTTCACGACGAGTCGGTACATTAAAGACCATTTTACGTAATGGACGACGTAATTCTGTCTTATTGCTTTTCAGTTGATCAAAGGTATAGAGGCAGTCTTTTGCAGTCTCAACTGCTTGACGCACTTTCCAGTAATTATTTCGACCTTTAACATGTAACTCAGTTAGAAAGCATACGGCTTCCATCGAGCCAGTTTCATTGAGTGTGTTAATAGTTTTTTGAATAATCTGTTTATACTGGCGTTCATCCAATTCACGCTCTTTACCGCAACCAATGAGTAAAACGCGCTCAGAGAGAACATTTGGTACATGATGTAACAGCAATGACTGTCCGACTTTGCCTTCTAGTTCACCTCTGCGTAACAGGGCGCTGATATAGCCATCACTGATTTTATCAAGTTGCTCCGCGATCGGAGATAAACGACGAGGCTCAAACACCCCCACGATAATACAAGCGCTGCGTTGTTTCTCTGGGCTGCCGCTTTTTACATTAAACTCCATGCGTTCTCCTGAATATTAAAGACAAAAACGGAAAGTATCGTTTAGAATAGTGATCCGCATTAATCTACCCCATAGAAAGTTTACTTTTTATGTTAAGCTAAATGCATTAATTGAACACAACTAATTTAGCTAACTTATAAGCTTGTTCTTATTGGGAACCTGTTTATAGCATGTTTTGATATCATTTGGGCTGCAAGAATGTCTAACTGAGATGCACAAATGATAGATATACAACGAAGTTAGCGATTTTCCTGCAAAAAGACAAGTTTTCACAGGCATAACTAGCGTGATTATAATTCGATATTTAGCTCGGGAAACCCTTAAAAGTCAGATAGCCATCTTATTTATTTTGATGCTTATCTTCTTTAGCCAGAAACTGGTTGAAATTTTAGGGGCTGCTGTTGAAGGTAACATTCCTACAAACCTCGTGATTTCTCTGCTGTGGCTGGGAATTCCTGAGATGGCACAGCTTATTCTTCCATTAAGCCTTTTTCTTGGGCTTCTGATGACTTACAGCAAACTTTATGTTGAAAGTGAGATAACCGTCATGAATGCGTGCGGAATAGGTAAGAAAGCATTGGTGCAAGCTGCAC comes from the Proteus appendicitidis genome and includes:
- a CDS encoding tetratricopeptide repeat protein; this translates as MMLNNKILIVTLFLCLSNPILAYSKSQAKCIPAEKNFVACEILAEHGDNEALLILGHFYEIGAGIEKSTEKAEEIYQHLADKNDADGINQLAMLKEEQGKQEEAILLYQRAIELGSSSANYNLGLLYKHNKNYSKAKEMFEIAIKNDNSSNAMMSLGDLYRHGNDVEKNMELAEKWYKASIQSGNHFAITRLGMLYGELEKYDEAIKCYQEAIKKGDPSAMNSLGLLYQHGFGFKRDINKAVKLYQDAANKDGIGGLVNLGLMYEEGLGVPKNYKKAIELYTRAYQLGYTDIQLRIDFLNKNFIKNN
- a CDS encoding Hcp family type VI secretion system effector; amino-acid sequence: MANLIYLTLEGKQQGLISRGCGTLDSIGNRYQTGKEDAIFVTELNFSVSRSQNLAHQPIEFTKLIDKSSPLLLIAVSNNEILSLNFDYYRTAQNGGIEKYFTVKLNEASIIDYSHQCPNNILRNDIDPEEQLTVRYRDITTSQIMAGTSGYSISDESVF
- a CDS encoding YhfL family protein, whose product is MKNFVKIALIASVITVMTGCTGSVYNKEKDCNYDYLLHPAVSISKIIGGCGDTSK
- a CDS encoding GNAT family N-acetyltransferase; translation: MTATQTITSNIVIRAIEEKDNAGIARVIREVSAEHGLTADKGFAVADPILDTLYEVYHQPRSAYWVVEMDGEVVGGGGVAPLAGGDGNTCELQKMYLSSKLRGKGIAKKIVLQSLEFGKEQGFSRCYLETTDILKAAVGLYEKLGFEFIDEALGNTGHSDCEIRMVKPL
- a CDS encoding valine--tRNA ligase; amino-acid sequence: MENKSAPKEPSLDTTYNPAEIEQPLYQHWEKNGYFKANGDTTKESFCIVIPPPNVTGSLHMGHAFQQTIMDTMIRYQRMQGKNTLWQSGTDHAGIATQMVVERKIAAEEGKNRHDYGRDAFIDKIWEWKAESGGNISNQMRRLGNSVDWERERFTMDEGLSKAVKEAFVRLHKEDLIYRGKRLVNWDPKLHTAISDLEVENREVKGSMWHLRYPLADGAKTAEGKDYLIVATTRPETMLGDTGVAVNPEDPRYKDLIGKEIILPIVNRRIPILADEHADMEKGTGCVKITPAHDFNDYEVGRRHQLPMINIMDFDGNIRVSAEVLDTNGVESDIYSTEIPAAYQGMERFAARKAIVAEFERLGLLEEIKPHDLTVPYGDRGGVVIEPLLTDQWYVRAAPLAKPAVEAVKNGDIQFVPKQYENMYFSWMNDIQDWCISRQLWWGHRIPAWYDNQGNVYVGRDEEEVRRENNIAADVALRQDDDVLDTWFSSALWTFSTLGWPENTEALKTFHPTNVLVSGFDIIFFWIARMIMMTMHFIKDEDGKPQVPFNTVYMTGLIRDEEGQKMSKSKGNVLDPLDMIDGISLENLLEKRTGNMMQPQMAEKIAKRTSKEFPEGIEAHGTDALRFTLAALASTGRDINWDMKRLSGYRNFCNKLWNASRFVLMNTEEQDCGYQGGEMTFSLADRWILAEFNNTVKAYREALDNYRFDIAAGILYEFTWNQFCDWYLELSKPAVHKGNDAQKRAARHTLIEVLEGLLRLAHPIIPFITETIWQRVKEVKGIEGETIMLQAFPEFDAALVDEQALNDLEWIKEVIVAVRNIRAEMNIAPGKPLEVILRGADDNAKRRVSDNIGFLKAMGRLADIRPLAEGEEAPLSVNKLVNGAELLIPMAGFIDKDAELARLDKELEKVEKDITTLDSKLSNDGFVSRAPEAVVAKERERLATCLSAKEKLIAQKISIASL
- a CDS encoding DNA polymerase III subunit chi encodes the protein MKNATFYLMEHPSIHDDLQAHEWLACQLTAEHWRLGKRILLVCESQAQAELLDEALWAREPHQFVPHNLAGEGPRYGSPVELCWPGKRGNAPRDLLINLQSQFVDFATAFHEVIDFVPIDEQLKQLARERYKIYRSVGFTLTMATPPTY
- the pepA gene encoding leucyl aminopeptidase, encoding MEFNVKSGSPEKQRSACIIVGVFEPRRLSPIAEQLDKISDGYISALLRRGELEGKVGQSLLLHHVPNVLSERVLLIGCGKERELDERQYKQIIQKTINTLNETGSMEAVCFLTELHVKGRNNYWKVRQAVETAKDCLYTFDQLKSNKTELRRPLRKMVFNVPTRRELPSGERAIAHGLAIASGIKACKDLANMPPNICNAAYLASQARQLADSSPNVSTRVIGEEQMKELNMDAYLAVGQGSQNESLMSIIEYKGNKDPDTHPIVLVGKGLTFDSGGISIKPADGMDEMKYDMCGAATVYGVMRVVAELQLPINVIGVLAGCENMPGGKAYRPGDILTTMSGQTVEVLNTDAEGRLVLCDTLTYVERFEPELVIDIATLTGACMVALGHHYSGLMSNHNPLAHELMNASEQAGDRAWRLPLGEEFYEQIESNFADLANTGGRLGGAITAGCFLARFATKYNWAHLDIAGTAWRSGKAKGATGRPVSLLSQFLLNRAGLNSDE